The proteins below come from a single Drosophila suzukii chromosome X, CBGP_Dsuzu_IsoJpt1.0, whole genome shotgun sequence genomic window:
- the LOC108014975 gene encoding fl(2)d-associated complex component, with translation MALRLRRDVQKASYYVWFLGAEEAKGLRGARVINSVLPYLVDRSRGQEPLKVTLQVSHKGIKIVQGASKHLIPHSAITSSVQTDDIVACVLLLYNPATKCPLHVHAYRCDSETTAEALHLQLQILINRPDNQKRFEELETRLGILPPIPMNGSTEKHRHESNGKSSSSGGGGGVGVGGGPGSHHHQLQSQQSGGYQGRRHETSSPKRFSSSLGSDTGNSTRESECSEEHGLAGGSSPVSRSPPHGKQQQQQSHSHAHSHAHGHGHGHPHPPHPLHHPPLTPQQNSDLFDSLAAELRAKLNGNGPPLLLPPRDYDTVHRSKGNLTAIELRRCRNALIVGGSPKGQGQGVASAAGAAGAATANGKQVSSRGSSGIGSDLAPSPERQELNSSSDDEHWSNEADNSVIALKPSQIALPHHGQLKRKSAVQPPEDSYLRDLPAKPYQPRPSERELERERERERERERDRERERERERERERDRERDRERDRERTKTPASISNKSWSREDEIKPIIMRPADYDAKFNRVMQQEQQQQHSGQSAGNHHQPAKLRDTDKYNEINRLLNKKLSHERERKPRSRLEENPDDFEDSDQGSESHIPLQSIPQGPAPPLHHHHRKENLTDKQKFMEYTTKKQQLLKNYGAGEDQARYRQQQRYVEPTDHLPFEGVPPPSGGSSAAGHNKYAAVHRGTDLGQRTTERRHDRDSGDRIERVERRRDHEQRERDHSRERNPYREAESLPYIQSMEKMMKSTGMRYGEANPKTRDRERERERERDFREPPPAQNSQRDRFHDAKDKFRAMEQRPAVQRYPDIDERDTPHRDHRDPYRSSSRRRRGSVEPPSTYEQWSEEEESPPPVVVVNEKPSQQRDLNRSRARSRGEWEPEPAHPAPRHLERSVRDRERERDRDRDYNREQSRDPYRHERERERPGGRAHSREYLQSVETKNPSTTGSGRGHLERYPSPAATPSRSGDVGGGGGGGSSGGNSGKPLAQMPKGYRHSYAEPVFARNGGRVGLAAVNPY, from the exons ATGGCGCTGCGCCTGCGTCGCGACGTGCAGAAGGCCTCCTACTATGTGTGGTTCCTGGGCGCCGAGGAGGCGAAGGGGCTGCGGGGCGCCCGCGTTATCAACTCGGTCCTCCCCTATTTGGTGGACAGGTCCCGCGGCCAGGAGCCGCTCAAGGTCACGCTGCAGGTCTCCCACAAGGGCATCAAGATCGTCCAG GGGGCCTCGAAGCATCTGATTCCACACAGTGCCATAACCAGCTCCGTGCAGACGGACGACATCGTCGCCTGCGTGCTGCTGCTCTACAACCCGGCCACCAAGTGCCCGCTCCACGTCCACGCCTACCGCTGCGACTCGGAGACGACGGCGGAGGCACTGCACCTCCAGCTGCAGATCCTCATCAACCGGCCCGACAACCAGAAGCGCTTCGAGGAGCTGGAGACCAG ACTGGGAATCCTGCCACCCATCCCGATGAACGGCAGCACGGAGAAGCACCGTCACGAGTCGAATGGCAAGTCCTCGTCCTCGGGAGGCGGTGGAGGTGTAGGTGTAGGAGGAGGACCTGGATCGCACCACCACCAGCTGCAGTCACAACAGTCGGGAGGATACCAGGGTCGCCGGCACGAGACCTCGTCGCCCAAGCGGTTCAGCAGCTCCCTGGGCAGCGACACGGGCAACAGCACCCGCGAGTCGGAGTGCAGCGAGGAGCACGGCCTGGCCGGCGGATCCTCGCCCGTTTCCCGCTCCCCGCCGCATGgcaagcagcagcagcagcagtcccATTCCCATGCCCATTCCCACGCCCACGGACATGGCCATGGCCACCCACATCCGCCACATCCGCTGCACCATCCGCCGCTGACCCCACAGCAGAACAGCGACCTCTTCGACTCCCTGGCCGCCGAGCTGAGGGCCAAGCTGAACGGGAATGGTCCGCCCCTGCTGCTCCCGCCGCGGGACTACGACACGGTGCACCGGTCCAAGGGCAACCTGACGGCCATCGAGCTGAGGCGCTGCCGGAACGCCCTCATTGTGGGCGGATCGCCGAAGGGCCAGGGTCAGGGGGTGGCCAGCGCTGCGGGCGCAGCGGGAGCGGCCACCGCCAACGGCAAGCAGGTCTCCTCGCGCGGCTCCTCGGGCATCGGATCCGACCTGGCCCCCAGTCCCGAGCGACAGGAGCTCAACAGCTCCAGCG ATGACGAGCACTGGTCCAACGAGGCGGACAACTCGGTCATTGCCCTGAAGCCGTCACAAATCGCCCTGCCCCACCATGGGCAGCTGAAGCGGAAGAGCGCCGTCCAACCGCCGGAGGATAGCTACCTCCGGGACCTGCCCGCCAAACCATATCAGCCGCGTCCCAGCGAGAGGGAACTGGAGCGGGAAAGGGAAAGGGAGCGGGAGAGGGAGCGGGACAGGGAACGTGAGAGGGAGCGGGAGCGGGAACGGGAACGGGATCGAGAACGTGACCGGGAACGAGATCGCGAGCGCACCAAGACGCCAGCTTCCATTTCAAACAAATCCTGGAGCCGCGAGGATGAGATCAAGCCCATCATAATGCGTCCGGCCGACTACGATGCCAAGTTCAACCGGGTGatgcagcaggagcagcagcagcagcactcCGGCCAGTCCGCCGGTAATCATCACCAGCCGGCCAAGCTGCGGGACACGGACAAGTACAACGAAATCAACCGGCTGCTGAACAAGAAGTTGTCCCACGAACGGGAACGAAAGCCGCGTTCCCGGCTCGAGGAGAATCCCGATGACTTCGAGGACTCCGACCAGGGCAGCGAGTCCCACATCCCACTGCAATCCATTCCACAGGGGCCGGCACCACCGCTGCACCATCATCACCGCAAGGAGAACCTCACCGACAAGCAAAAGTTCATGGAGTACACCACCAAGAAGCAGCAGCTGCTCAAGAACTACGGCGCCGGCGAGGATCAGGCGAGGTATCGCCAACAACAGCGCTATGTGGAGCCCACGGATCACCTGCCCTTCGAGGGCGTGCCCCCTCCATCTGGTGGCTCCTCCGCCGCCGGTCACAACAAATACGCCGCCGTGCACAGGGGCACGGATTTGGGTCAGAGGACCACGGAGCGCCGACATGACAGGGATTCGGGTGACCGGATCGAGAGGGTCGAGCGGCGAAGGGATCACGAGCAACGCGAACGGGATCACTCCAGGGAACGCAATCCCTACAGAGAGGCCGAGAGCCTGCCTTACATCCAGAGCATGGAGAAGATGATGAAGTCCACGGGCATGCGCTATGGCGAAGCTAATCCCAAGACCAGGGacagggagagggagagggaaaGGGAGCGCGACTTCAGGGAGCCACCTCCCGCTCAGAACTCACAGCGGGATCGCTTCCACGATGCCAAGGACAAGTTTCGGGCGATGGAGCAGCGTCCGGCGGTCCAACGCTATCCGGACATAGATGAGCGCGACACGCCGCACAGGGACCACCGAGATCCGTATCGGTCGTCATCCCGCAGGCGTCGCGGCTCCGTGGAGCCACCCAGCACCTATGAGCAGTGGAGCGAGGAGGAGGAGTCGCCACCACCGGTGGTGGTGGTCAACGAAAAGCCGTCCCAACAGCGTGACCTAAACCGATCCCGAGCTCGATCCCGCGGCGAATGGGAACCGGAGCCAGCACACCCGGCGCCCAGACATCTGGAGAGGAGTGTACGCGATAGGGAGCGGGAGAGGGACAGGGATCGGGATTACAATCGGGAGCAGTCTCGGGATCCCTATCGCCatgagagggagagggagcgACCGGGCGGACGAGCCCACTCCCGGGAGTACCTGCAGAGTGTGGAGACGAAGAATCCATCGACGACGGGTTCGGGTCGCGGCCACTTGGAGCGCTATCCCTCGCCCGCGGCCACGCCCAGCAGATCCGGCGATGtgggcggcggcggcggaggcGGCTCTTCCGGCGGAAACTCCGGCAAACCACTGGCCCAAATGCCCAAGGGCTACAGGCACAGCTATGCAGAGCCCGTCTTCGCCAGAAACGGAGGACGGGTGGGTCTGGCAGCAGTAAATCCCTATTGA